Proteins co-encoded in one Armatimonadota bacterium genomic window:
- a CDS encoding SIS domain-containing protein, with the protein MPTPTHAMLAEIQEQPAVLARLLTEQAAAIGAIGEALRRRAPAVVVFVARGTSHNAAIYGQYLVETLLRLPTATAMPSVTTLYRRTPDWSAGVVIGISQSGRSVDVAEVVAEARRQGALTIAITNDPTAPLAQHSGHVLPLGAGPERAVAATKTFTASLAALAALVAGWAQHRGLGRALARVPDATAAVIARAATLQALARRYARREPWIVTTRGYMLGVADEAALKLKESAYAFAESMSAAELLHGPIAALDRTRTVILLLPPGRTRASLIDLRVTLRQRSVPTLTFAFGDDPGDLAADVRLPEALVPVAAAPAVHLFAYYLAVARGLNPDAPRGLRKVTVTW; encoded by the coding sequence GTGCCCACGCCGACCCACGCCATGCTGGCCGAGATCCAGGAGCAGCCGGCGGTACTGGCCCGCCTGCTCACCGAGCAGGCCGCCGCCATCGGCGCCATCGGCGAGGCGCTGCGGCGTCGCGCCCCGGCCGTGGTGGTGTTCGTCGCGCGGGGCACGTCCCACAACGCGGCCATCTACGGCCAGTACCTCGTCGAGACGCTGTTGCGGCTGCCCACGGCCACGGCCATGCCCTCGGTGACGACGCTCTACCGCCGCACGCCCGATTGGTCGGCAGGGGTCGTGATCGGCATCTCGCAGTCGGGCCGCTCGGTGGACGTCGCCGAAGTGGTGGCCGAGGCCCGCCGGCAGGGCGCGCTCACCATCGCCATCACCAACGATCCCACCGCGCCCCTGGCGCAGCACAGCGGGCACGTGCTGCCGCTGGGTGCCGGGCCCGAACGCGCCGTGGCGGCCACCAAGACCTTCACCGCGTCGCTGGCTGCGCTGGCCGCCCTCGTCGCCGGCTGGGCGCAGCACCGCGGGCTGGGGCGCGCGCTGGCGCGGGTGCCCGACGCAACCGCGGCGGTGATCGCCCGCGCGGCCACGCTCCAGGCGCTGGCGCGGCGCTACGCCAGGCGCGAGCCGTGGATCGTCACCACGCGCGGGTACATGCTCGGCGTCGCCGACGAGGCCGCCCTGAAACTCAAGGAGAGCGCCTACGCGTTCGCCGAGTCGATGTCGGCAGCCGAGCTGCTCCACGGGCCCATCGCGGCGCTGGATCGGACCCGCACCGTGATCCTGTTGCTGCCGCCCGGACGCACCCGCGCGAGCCTGATCGACCTGCGGGTGACGCTGCGCCAGCGGTCGGTGCCCACCCTCACCTTTGCCTTCGGCGACGATCCGGGCGACCTGGCCGCCGACGTCCGGCTGCCCGAAGCCCTCGTGCCGGTGGCGGCGGCGCCGGCGGTGCACCTCTTCGCTTACTACCTGGCGGTCGCCCGGGGCCTGAACCCCGACGCCCCCCGGGGGCTGCGCAAGGTCACGGTGACCTGGTAG
- a CDS encoding GntR family transcriptional regulator, with protein MTNAVTRRLPAPLYYRVETWLRQYLARDGLAPGTWMAIPEAVLRQLGVSRITVRRAMERLVQEGLISRVPARGGVP; from the coding sequence ATGACGAATGCCGTCACGCGGCGCTTGCCGGCGCCGCTGTACTACCGGGTTGAGACCTGGCTGCGGCAGTACCTGGCTCGCGACGGCCTGGCGCCGGGCACGTGGATGGCGATCCCAGAGGCGGTCCTGCGCCAGCTGGGCGTGAGCCGGATCACCGTGCGCCGGGCGATGGAGCGTCTGGTGCAGGAGGGCCTGATCTCCCGCGTGCCCGCACGGGGCGGTGTGCCATGA
- a CDS encoding DUF4392 domain-containing protein, translating to MTSVELDARHLKVGEAIDRLCTIEITGRGVVGDLYAAARAVHHGPLCLTVARVLLERVTPGDVVVIATGLPTYPWFSGEQDGPVGAATLARALVLGLAARPVILTEPNHVEMCAAAVRGAGLYARGVDEALRLPTTAAVTGFPLDWAEAERAAEAMLARLRPKVLLAIERPGANEHGHYHSAGGHRLTDHCAKVDVLFARARAAGIPTVGVGDGGNELGCALIREAVFAAVPRGRRCQCPCQGSVVPATPTDYLVLTAISNWGAYGIAAAMALLLGRPEVLHTPEIDRRVHDLCAAAGANNDGPGLLDVGTDAVPVELHGAVLALLRFMVGSGIDFGRLYREPRYPWLAI from the coding sequence ATGACGTCGGTCGAGCTCGACGCGCGGCACCTCAAGGTGGGCGAGGCCATCGACCGCCTCTGCACCATCGAGATCACGGGCCGCGGTGTCGTCGGCGACCTCTACGCCGCCGCGCGTGCCGTGCACCACGGGCCGCTGTGTCTGACGGTCGCGCGCGTGCTGCTCGAGCGCGTCACGCCGGGTGACGTGGTGGTCATCGCCACCGGCCTGCCCACCTATCCGTGGTTCTCGGGCGAGCAGGACGGCCCGGTCGGCGCGGCGACGCTGGCGCGGGCGCTGGTGCTGGGTCTGGCCGCGCGGCCGGTCATCCTGACCGAGCCCAACCACGTGGAGATGTGCGCAGCGGCGGTGCGCGGCGCGGGCCTCTACGCCCGGGGCGTCGACGAGGCCCTGCGGCTGCCCACGACCGCCGCCGTCACGGGCTTTCCCCTCGACTGGGCCGAGGCCGAACGCGCCGCCGAGGCGATGCTGGCGCGCCTGCGGCCGAAGGTGCTGCTGGCCATCGAGCGGCCCGGCGCCAACGAGCACGGCCACTACCACAGCGCGGGCGGGCACCGGCTCACCGACCACTGCGCCAAGGTCGACGTGCTGTTCGCGCGGGCGCGCGCGGCCGGCATTCCCACCGTGGGCGTCGGCGACGGTGGCAACGAGCTGGGCTGCGCGCTGATCCGCGAGGCCGTGTTCGCGGCCGTGCCCCGCGGCCGTCGCTGTCAGTGCCCGTGCCAGGGGTCGGTGGTGCCCGCGACGCCCACCGACTACCTGGTGCTCACCGCGATCTCCAACTGGGGGGCCTATGGCATCGCCGCGGCCATGGCGCTGCTGCTGGGCCGGCCCGAGGTGCTGCACACCCCCGAGATCGACCGGCGCGTGCACGACCTGTGCGCGGCCGCCGGTGCCAACAACGATGGCCCCGGCCTGCTCGACGTGGGTACCGACGCCGTGCCGGTGGAGCTCCACGGCGCCGTGCTGGCGTTGCTGCGCTTCATGGTCGGCAGCGGCATCGACTTCGGCCGGTTGTACCGCGAGCCCCGCTACCCATGGCTGGCGATCTGA
- a CDS encoding phosphoglycerate dehydrogenase: protein MNRRARCLLSPDVGRASDEPLRLLRDAGVEVVFYPKAGRLTEADLLPLVGDADAIIAGTEPITARVLAAAPRLRIVARRGVGLDSVDVAAATARGVVVTTTRGVNTEAVADHAMALLLATARRVAWLDRRMKAGEWDRAISIDVYGKILGVVGFGAIGRAVARRAAGFGLRVLAYDVAPDEGAARALGVRLCALDELLAQSDFVSIHVPLLPDTRGLIGETTLARMKPGAILINTSRGPVVDEAALLRALQSGHLAGAGLDVFVEEPPVDWTLVQLDQVVATPHVASHTRETLARMDRACAEAVLAVLRGERPAHVANPEVYARAPE, encoded by the coding sequence ATGAACCGGCGCGCGCGTTGCCTGCTGAGTCCCGACGTCGGCCGCGCCAGCGACGAACCCCTGCGCCTGCTGCGGGACGCCGGCGTCGAGGTGGTGTTCTACCCGAAGGCCGGACGCCTCACCGAGGCCGACCTGCTCCCGCTGGTGGGCGACGCCGACGCCATCATCGCCGGGACCGAGCCGATCACGGCCCGCGTGCTGGCCGCCGCGCCGCGGCTGCGGATCGTGGCCCGACGGGGCGTCGGGCTCGACTCGGTGGACGTGGCCGCCGCCACGGCACGGGGCGTGGTCGTCACCACCACCCGCGGGGTGAACACCGAGGCGGTCGCCGACCACGCCATGGCGCTGCTGCTGGCGACGGCGCGGCGCGTCGCCTGGCTCGATCGGCGCATGAAGGCGGGCGAGTGGGACCGCGCCATCAGCATCGACGTCTACGGCAAGATCCTGGGCGTGGTGGGCTTCGGCGCCATCGGCCGCGCCGTGGCACGGCGCGCCGCCGGCTTCGGGCTGCGGGTCCTGGCGTACGACGTGGCCCCCGACGAGGGCGCGGCCCGCGCGCTGGGCGTGCGGCTGTGCGCGCTGGACGAACTGCTGGCCCAGAGCGACTTCGTGTCGATCCACGTGCCGCTGCTGCCCGACACGCGGGGGTTGATCGGCGAGACGACGCTGGCCCGCATGAAGCCCGGCGCGATCCTGATCAACACCAGCCGCGGCCCCGTGGTGGACGAGGCTGCGCTGCTGCGGGCCCTGCAGAGCGGCCACCTCGCCGGCGCCGGACTGGACGTCTTCGTCGAGGAGCCGCCCGTCGACTGGACCCTCGTCCAGCTCGACCAGGTGGTGGCCACCCCGCACGTGGCCTCGCACACCCGGGAGACGCTGGCCCGCATGGACCGGGCCTGCGCGGAGGCGGTGCTGGCGGTGCTGCGCGGGGAGCGTCCGGCGCACGTGGCCAACCCCGAGGTCTACGCGCGTGCGCCCGAGTAG